In a single window of the Olivibacter sp. SDN3 genome:
- a CDS encoding LysE family translocator → MGVIHLQAFLITMMVFTVTPGVDTFYILNRSVQQGKAAGVYSTLGIVTGLCIHICLATFGLSVILAQSAIAFTILKFAGAIYLLYLGVNKVFEKESSAQKIKGYKNESLKKIYTSAIITNLFNPKVALFFLAFFPQFIDSAQINNPLPFILLGTVTVVITLIWFTLLALGASTVTHKLKKHTSFHKWFSKISGLVFITLGLKIAFSKQ, encoded by the coding sequence ATGGGGGTTATACATTTACAAGCTTTCCTAATTACCATGATGGTATTTACGGTAACTCCGGGTGTAGATACGTTCTACATTTTAAACAGATCTGTACAACAGGGTAAAGCAGCCGGTGTTTATTCAACACTGGGTATCGTTACCGGATTGTGTATTCATATTTGTCTAGCCACATTTGGTCTATCTGTAATCTTAGCACAATCGGCCATAGCGTTCACCATTTTAAAATTTGCTGGCGCGATTTATCTACTTTATTTGGGAGTAAATAAAGTATTCGAAAAAGAATCTTCTGCCCAAAAGATAAAAGGTTACAAAAATGAATCATTAAAAAAGATTTACACCTCGGCTATCATTACCAATCTTTTTAACCCAAAAGTAGCCCTGTTTTTTCTTGCTTTCTTTCCTCAATTTATCGATTCAGCTCAAATTAATAATCCCCTGCCCTTCATATTATTAGGCACTGTAACAGTTGTAATAACCTTAATATGGTTCACCTTACTAGCTTTAGGAGCTTCAACGGTTACCCATAAACTAAAAAAACACACTTCATTTCACAAGTGGTTTAGTAAAATTTCGGGACTTGTATTTATTACATTAGGACTAAAAATAGCATTTAGTAAACAATAA
- a CDS encoding response regulator transcription factor, which yields MKIRLAIADNSLIRRDGIKAILQQHGFEVNYSFNCTETLNGHLTGVDILIWGADPEIPIDKRFVQTLKDSAPNLKIAILDEDNGIQPAIKAINSGVSAYITENVQKDELLFAIKYISQGKKYIDPSLTMKLFNKLSDFEDYISSLNTNLTLSQKEDDVLDLMLSGYANKEIAFRLFTTKKNIEDLRQNLIHKTGAKDNLSLILYKLHKKFIQS from the coding sequence ATGAAAATTAGACTAGCTATTGCAGATAATAGCCTTATACGTAGAGATGGTATTAAAGCTATTTTGCAACAACATGGCTTTGAAGTAAACTATTCATTTAATTGCACTGAAACGTTAAATGGCCACTTAACGGGGGTAGACATATTGATCTGGGGAGCCGATCCCGAGATACCGATAGATAAAAGGTTTGTGCAGACACTTAAAGATAGTGCTCCGAACTTAAAAATTGCTATACTTGATGAGGATAATGGCATACAACCTGCCATTAAAGCAATCAATTCCGGAGTGAGTGCATACATCACTGAAAATGTACAAAAAGATGAACTACTTTTTGCTATAAAGTACATTTCACAAGGTAAAAAGTACATTGATCCGTCGTTAACCATGAAGTTATTCAATAAATTGAGTGATTTCGAAGATTATATCAGCTCATTGAATACAAACCTTACGTTATCACAGAAAGAAGACGATGTACTAGATCTCATGCTTTCGGGTTATGCCAATAAAGAAATTGCCTTCCGTCTTTTTACTACCAAAAAAAATATTGAGGACTTACGCCAAAACCTGATACATAAAACAGGAGCCAAAGATAATTTGAGTTTAATCCTTTATAAATTACACAAAAAATTTATTCAAAGCTGA
- a CDS encoding response regulator transcription factor — MINIILVDDHHIVRQGIRTLLEIEADITVIGETDQQEELITFIEKGQPIDVIIMDINMPKTDGITLTKKIKESYPHVQIIVLSMMDHEKYVAQAMEAGANAYLIKNVSRDELLFAIRHTANGEYYICSEISMRLLKQAIKVSKKTPNSEATSLQLNDREMEVLGLTAEGFTNQEIAEQLFTSKRTVEGYRQSLLEKTNVRNTAALIRFAFQNGLLS; from the coding sequence ATGATAAATATCATTTTAGTTGATGATCACCACATCGTGCGACAAGGTATTCGAACACTTTTAGAAATAGAGGCTGATATTACGGTGATAGGGGAAACCGACCAACAGGAAGAATTGATAACTTTTATTGAGAAGGGGCAGCCAATAGACGTCATTATCATGGATATCAATATGCCTAAAACAGATGGAATAACGCTTACTAAAAAAATAAAGGAAAGTTATCCTCACGTCCAAATCATTGTCCTGTCTATGATGGATCATGAAAAATATGTGGCACAAGCCATGGAGGCTGGTGCAAATGCTTATTTAATTAAAAATGTTAGTAGGGATGAATTGTTATTTGCCATAAGGCATACCGCGAACGGAGAATACTATATCTGTTCTGAAATAAGTATGAGGTTACTAAAACAAGCAATAAAAGTATCGAAAAAAACACCAAATAGTGAAGCCACTTCATTACAATTAAATGATAGAGAAATGGAGGTGCTGGGTTTGACTGCCGAGGGATTCACTAATCAAGAAATAGCCGAGCAGCTATTTACCAGTAAACGTACGGTTGAAGGATATCGGCAAAGTTTACTGGAAAAAACAAATGTCAGAAATACAGCGGCGTTGATAAGATTTGCCTTTCAAAACGGTCTGCTTAGTTAG
- a CDS encoding metallophosphoesterase, producing MAKKTKINIAAIADIHTRIGDKGRWADYFSHISKKADILLICGDLTDTGDEEEAQVLAEELKSCTIPVIGVLGNHDYEKGRQKLIRQVLHENSMTILDGEAIVIEDIGFAGTKGFGGGFDKYMLSMFGEDAMKNYVQEAVDQSLLLDRALARLEQDNPGIVKIALLHYAPIKETVIGEPEQIFPFLGSSRLADPLHRRKVYAAFHGHAHAGQLNGVTSGGVRVFNVALPILKKSGQKFPFQLLEV from the coding sequence ATGGCAAAGAAAACTAAAATAAATATCGCAGCAATTGCAGATATCCATACTCGAATAGGCGATAAAGGTCGTTGGGCCGACTACTTTTCCCATATATCGAAAAAGGCCGACATTCTACTGATCTGTGGAGATCTTACAGATACGGGCGACGAAGAAGAAGCGCAAGTGTTGGCCGAGGAACTGAAATCGTGCACCATCCCAGTTATAGGAGTACTCGGGAATCACGACTATGAAAAAGGACGGCAAAAACTTATTCGACAAGTACTGCACGAAAACAGCATGACAATATTAGATGGAGAAGCCATTGTGATTGAGGATATCGGTTTTGCCGGAACAAAGGGGTTCGGTGGAGGTTTTGATAAGTATATGTTGTCTATGTTTGGAGAAGATGCCATGAAAAATTACGTACAGGAGGCAGTAGACCAGTCATTACTGCTTGATAGAGCGCTGGCTAGGTTAGAACAAGATAACCCGGGAATTGTAAAAATTGCGCTGTTACATTATGCCCCTATAAAAGAAACTGTAATTGGCGAACCGGAGCAGATCTTTCCTTTTTTGGGATCTTCTAGACTGGCAGACCCTTTGCATAGGAGAAAAGTATATGCCGCATTCCACGGACATGCGCATGCAGGCCAACTAAATGGGGTAACGTCTGGAGGTGTAAGGGTGTTCAATGTAGCGCTTCCAATTTTGAAAAAATCGGGACAAAAATTCCCATTCCAATTATTGGAAGTTTGA